A window of Miscanthus floridulus cultivar M001 chromosome 12, ASM1932011v1, whole genome shotgun sequence genomic DNA:
AAACTCAATGCTAAGTCGATCGTAATAACCTCATATATCCCCTCAGAATTTTGACACAGAGATTATATTGTACTCATGTTTGAACTTGGGCTATCAAAAAAGTTGTTACCATGGGCTCTATTATTTGTCTAAACAATTAGCAACATGGTTTCCAGTACATAGTCATGGGAAAGAACAGCACTGAACAGAATTATACAAAGTTCACATGAAAttatttgatttttttggtatcCTGTATATGCTCTTctgattttttttcttgaaaCCTACTACAAACATTTGATCTTTCAATAATAATATAATTCATTGCTTGTAGGTATACTTGTATGGTGGGCATGTGACATCATGGAAAGATGAGCATGGAGATGAGTTACTTTTTGTTAGCAATAAGGTGCTATTTTTTTGCCTTTATAATCTTTCAGCAGTATATCATTTATAGTGAACATTTTTTGGCGGGTTTGATTTATTGAACTGTTAGAATTTAAGTCTCATCTCTGTGTGACTGCATATAtcctttatttgcttgatttgatcCAGTCTACAGTCTGTTCTTTGCTGAAATTATTGCTCTGCGGCTGTTTTGTCCATCCAAAAGCAGTACAGTATCTTCCTTGTAATGAACTTTTTAGGATTGTTGCATGCATGCTAACAAAAACATAGACATTGTGAAATGTAGTCTTCCACTTGTTTAGTTCATTTCTAGGTGAAATAAGTTCTGTAGCCATCAAGTTCTATCTTGAGTTACGGACTAATGGTCGATTGTTTAATTCAGTAAGTGAAAGAATATCTACACTAACCTTCACTGCTAGTATTTCACGTACACCTTTCTCTCTTTATCATATTGGCAGATGTTGTGAAAATAATGTGAATGTTACTGGTGCTTCTCTGGTGCTCTTTTATGCTTCTTGACATGCAATAATATTTGAATCTGGGAAAAAAAGCAGCTGGAGTATGAGTTGCATTTTGTCTTGATCGCTTGATGTTTGAGTGTTACTATTGCTATTATATCAGGCTATTTTCAAGCCTCCAAAAGCTATACGTGGAGGAATACCAATCTGCTTTCCACAGGTATGCCATTATCCTTCCAACAGCTTTTGGCTTCTCTATATCTTCTTCTATGGGAATCTTAATTCCACGTATGTAGTTTTCGAACTTTGGGAATCTGGAGCAACATGGATTTGCAAGGAATAGGACATGGTGTGTTGATAATGATCCTCCACCATTTCCAGTGCCAACCTCCAATACAGCTTATGTGGACTTGATCCTCAAACCTACTGAAGAGGATTTTAAGATCTGGCCTCATAGGTGAGCTTATTGTCACTTGCTCGTAATGATTTAATGCTACCGTAGGACGCCTGAAAGGCTTATCTTTGTTATATTTCTTAGTAATTTATTGCATTAGAAGGCAAGCATGTCCATCTGTATATTTACAGATATATTATATTGCAGTTTTGAGTACCGCCTGAGGGTTGCACTTAGTCctggtggtgatttgatgctaACTTCACGTATAAGAAACACTAATGCAGATGGGAAGTCGTTCTCTTTCACTTTTGCATACCACACATACTTCAAGATTTCTGATATCAGGTACATTGGTTCAAATCATGGTCATCATTTTTGAAATATTCAATTTGCCAGCATAGCTTTTGAAATAATCTTGTGGCAGCATGTTTATCCCCAGTCCCAATTCGTTTGACCAAACTCTGGTATTCAACCATAAATATCCTTTGTAATTAGTCTTCTTAAGTACAGAAGTGTTTACATGACTCCATGCTAATATTTCAGTGAGGTGCGAGTAGAAGGTTTGGAAACTCTGGATTACCTAGACAACTTACAAGATAGAGCCCGTTTCACTGAACAAGGCGATGCAATTGTTTTTGAATCCGAAGTGCGTCGACAAAGCATTTCATTTACCCTTTATCATCTCTCTTTCTCGTTATTACTCAAGAAAGCATA
This region includes:
- the LOC136497827 gene encoding putative glucose-6-phosphate 1-epimerase isoform X2, which gives rise to MSASASSPPAGEENKQEAAPVRHCKGVNDLDKVVLREVRGSSAEVYLYGGHVTSWKDEHGDELLFVSNKAIFKPPKAIRGGIPICFPQFSNFGNLEQHGFARNRTWCVDNDPPPFPVPTSNTAYVDLILKPTEEDFKIWPHSFEYRLRVALSPGGDLMLTSRIRNTNADGKSFSFTFAYHTYFKISDISEVRVEGLETLDYLDNLQDRARFTEQGDAIVFESELDRIYLGTPSKIAIIDHEKKRTFVVRKGGLPDAGLLFGTPGIKKQRLCQILGMMNINEWYAWRRLL
- the LOC136497827 gene encoding putative glucose-6-phosphate 1-epimerase isoform X1, giving the protein MSASASSPPAGEENKQEAAPVRHCKGVNDLDKVVLREVRGSSAEVYLYGGHVTSWKDEHGDELLFVSNKAIFKPPKAIRGGIPICFPQFSNFGNLEQHGFARNRTWCVDNDPPPFPVPTSNTAYVDLILKPTEEDFKIWPHSFEYRLRVALSPGGDLMLTSRIRNTNADGKSFSFTFAYHTYFKISDISEVRVEGLETLDYLDNLQDRARFTEQGDAIVFESELDRIYLGTPSKIAIIDHEKKRTFVVRKGGLPDAVVWNPWDKKAKAMSDFGDDEYKRMVCVEAAAIEKPVTLKPGEEWTGKLELSAVPSSYYSGQLDPDRVIQDSTVPEDSIS